The Buteo buteo chromosome 23, bButBut1.hap1.1, whole genome shotgun sequence genome contains the following window.
AGGTCCTTCTCTGTCGCCCCCTTAATCCCCCCCAGGCGGGGGTCCGGGGGGTTTGGGTGGGTGTCGGACACCAGCTCTGCCTTTTGGCTGGggctcagcactgctgccagcacccccaagcctcctgccctgcagcattTCCTTGGTCTGGCCCAAAATACCACCCGCTGAAGTGCTGGTTTCTGCTGGGCTCACGGGAATGGGGCTGAGACACCGCTGGGAAAGCGTCCCCCCTGCCCATTGCCTGCGAGCCCCCCAGGGAGGGGGTCCTCACTGGCACAGGCAGCTGAGAGCTTCAATCCCATCCACGTTCAGGCTTCCCTGTCCCtttgcacagctgctttcccaGGCTCTGAGATCCCTCCAACCCCCGAAAACACAGCACGCCATCCCcacctgcctcagtttccccagccaCAATAAGTTTTGCTCTCGGCAGCTGCAGCCGTCGCCCCGGGGCTCCCCCGCGTAGCTGCTGCCAGAGACCAAAGCACCGCGGACCCCTCCGACCCCCCCATTGCAGCACTCGGGGCGTCCCCCGGCTGTGGCAAGGACCGGGTTAGCATCCCTCTTACCAAGTTGAAGATGAGCCCTCGCTCGTGTGGGGCAGACAGGGCtggggccaggagcagcaggaccaggagcaggcagggggacAGCATGTTGGCCATGGTGGGCTTGCTTGTGTCTCCGCCACGGGGCCGGCGGGCGCTTTATAGCGGGCGTCTCTATCAGCTGATGTGGCTGCTCCTATCACACCCCAACTCGTGGCATTGGGGCTGCGCTGCGAcgccctgcccagggcaggaaaACAGCGATGGCCGTGCTGCCAGGCGGTGCCACGATGGGGACAACCTCGCCCTGCCTCCAGGTGACCATCCCACACCGGCGATGCCAGCCTGCCCTTTGGCAGCTCCTTTGGCCAAAGTCAATGCGAAGTAATGGCACTCCTGCGCTTCCCCCCGGGGGAGATTTCCagtcttccctcctctccttcgCCCTGCCTGCAGGGAGCCGTGGAGCTGGGGTTCTCCAGGACACCCTCCTTGCTGGGTGCTGCTGATGGGTTCATGGGCAAAGCGAGAGCCGGTGCCACGGCAGGAGCTCTGCTCTGTGGGAAAGCGCCAATCCCCAGATCCTCCATCGCTCGAATGTTATGATCACAGACGCCAAGAAACCCACTCGAGAAAGCCCAAAGTGTGGCAGGAGCAAGCCCACCCCCCTGCTAGCATCCCACCGGCCTCGCTCGGTGCTCCGGAGCCCACCGAGGTCCCCAGCCCGTGGGCTGCCATCTCACCTTGCCCTGCCTGCTATTTGCTCTCAGTGTTTCAGTGCTTGGGGGACACGGctgatgaaaggaaaacagccctGGGAACGGCACAGCTTTTCGCGCCCGCCTTGGCCTGGCTGCTCTCGGCAATGATTAACACCGGGGCAGCCCTGGCCTTCGGCGACCACGGGGGTGACGCTGAGGCTGGCGCTGGCTGCAGGGTGACCGTCACGCTGGCATGTGTCATCCGGGTCCCACGGTGGGAGCTGAGCCTCTGCGGTCCCTTGGGATGCAGAGCAGATGTGACTCCTGAAGAAAGGTCCCAAGGTGGCTGCAAATACCCGCAGCCCGTCGGGGCAGGCTCCCGGGGCTGCCCACGTTCCTCTGGCAGCAGGACACTGGAGCCTGGCAGAGAGCTGGCCCTGCCCCAGGTGCTGGCTGATGCCCCAGAGTGTCCCGGCAGCAGGATGAGCCATTTCCCTTTCTGCAGCGGAGCTGTGGGGactgtcccctccctgcctgcagccccagccagccctggaGTTGAcagggggggtgcaggggtccGCAGCCCCCCATCCCAATGATGCAGCACCCCATGCACCCCCCCTCCAGTGGGGGAAGACTCTGGTGATGGCAgctgggagggcagaggggagcagccAAGGGGGCACAGCATTTGGGGGACATCCTGGAGGTCACGGCACAGCCCCTGGCACATCCTGGGGGGCAAGACTCGCCCTGGGGAGCATCCCAACGCGCATGCTGGCGCATGTGGCACATCCTGGGATGCATCCAGGGGCGCGTGGTGCAGCCCAGGCACGTCCTGACACACATCTGGGGGTGCACGGCACATCCCGGGGCACAAAGcgcattgggggggggggggcacagagtGACCCCAGAGTGCACAGCAGGGCACGGGGCGCATCCTGGAGCACAGCCCAGGGGCACAGGGCGCATCCCAGGGCAGATCCGTGGGGACGCAGGGCTCATCCCACTGGCACCGGGGGCACGTCCCCGGGTGCATCCCAAGGCACATGCCGGAGGCGCAGGGCGCATCCCGAGGGAGCATCCCAGGGATACGGGGCACATCCCGGGGCTGCATCCTTGGGGCAACGGGGCTCGTCCCGGGGTCCCAtcccgggggtgcagggcacATCCCGGCCACGCAGAGCCCACCCCGGAGGCATATTCCCGGCGGTACGGGGCTCATCCCGGGCTCCCGGGGCGCATCCCGAGCCCATCCCGGCTCGGGGcggagtggggggggggtggcgggagggTTGGGGGTCGCGCCGGCTCCTCCCGGGTCCCCCCCCGGGCTCgtgggaggcgggagggggggtcgcgccgccgccccccggggcggtcccgccgccgccgctcgccgcgttccgccggggcggggcggggcagcgccgggcgcCCCGGGGAGCGGTGCCGGTGGCCGGGGAGCGGTGCCGGTACCGGTCGCGGTGCCCCCGCCATGCCCAAGCTGCTGCCGGCGCAGGAGGCGGCTCGGATCTACCACACGAACTACGTGAGGAACGCGCGGGCCATGGGGGTGCTCTGGGCCCTCTTCACCCTCTGCTTCTCCATCTTGATGGTGGTGACCTTCATCCAACCGTACTGGATCGGCGACAGCATCGACACGCCGCAGGCCGGCTACTTCGGCCTCTTCTCCTACTGCATCGGCAACGCGCTCACCGGCGAGCTCATCTGCAAAGGCAGCCCCCTCGATTTCGGCACCATCCCCTCCAGCGCCTTCAAAACCGCCATGTTCTTCGTCGGCATCTCCACCTTCCTCATCATCGGCTCCATCCTCTGCTTCAGCCTCTTCTTCTTCTGCAACGCAGCCACCGTCTATAAAGTCTGCGCCTGGATGCAGCTGGCGgcaggtgagcggggccgggggcgatgcatgggggggccgggggctgccggtGGTCGGGCCAGACCTGctttcccctctctgcccccaccTCAACTCTACcgtgggggggggctggccgTGAAAGGGACACCAGCGTAAGCTCTGTACCCCATTTGCTCCCCCTTACTGGTTACCAGTAGGGAATCTGCGGTAAGTAAAGCCTGTCAGAGCAGCTGAGACCCAGCGGACTCGCCGCGCGTGGGCGAtgctccccgcccccccaatgtgctgctgctgcaaaatcgTGCAACACCAATGGCCCAGCCACAGCCCGGCCCTGCTTACCTTGGAGGGGGGGGCTTTCCTCCAGCCATCGCCCAATGCTGCTGCTCCCGCTCTGCCCCACAGTGCAGCTTCAGAGCATCCATCCGAGAGCACCGAATACTGCAGGGCCGGGGCACGGGGCTCCCTGCTGTATTAGGGATCCTGCGGGAATTAATGAGGATACGGTGATAACTTTTGCTGGGTTATTTGGTACCTACAATACCCCCTGCAGCAACTGGCAACTCCCTGAGCTCAGGGGATGACACACTGGGAAGGTGGAACAGGAGGAGGGAACTGACTATAGGATTTGATATCCGTCACCCATGTTCTCTTACTTTTCCACTCATCCCCACATCCCTCTGCTCATCCCTGTGGATCTCcaccttccccatccctcccccaACACAGTGAGACACCTGAGACACCCGGTaacccagctcctgccttcACAGCCCCAGCTGAAACCCAACCCAGCCCTTTGCTGCTCCTGAATCATTTATGCCAGGacccgccgcagcccccgccaTGCTGGGGTGCCCCTGTGGCAGGGACACCCCGGCTGACACCCCGCGGGAGGACAGCCGTGGCATCGGGGTTGCTCCAGTTCCCGGCTAAAGAAGCCAGCTCAAAGCAAAGATTTAGATAAGAGGCTTGAGGCAGCTCAGCCTCCCGGGGAGCCGGGAAAGGCTTTGCTGTTGTATTTGGGGCTTTTACGTACGTATTTGTgctggatgggggagagaaaccTGGCACAGGTGCCTCCAGCCACACAGACGAGCCCAAATCATCCCTGACAGCCCAGTTTCTCTGCCCCAGACTGGCTCTCAGGAGTTTTTGAGCCACCACGGGGCAGTGCAGGTCCTGCTGCATTTCTgggagttatttttaaaagggtgcAGGTGACAAGTGGATCCATTTTCTGGCCTTTGCTCTGCACCCAGGCTGTATTTTCTCAGGAGAAGCAATTTCTTTCCAGCTTCCCCCATTTCTCTGTGCCCCTCCTCTCTCTTAGCTACAgggaaaagtaattaaatagAGGAGAAACCAGCTGCTTCTCAATGAAGAGAAATGCTCTCTGCAGACCTAGGAAGCTGCCTACTGGCCTTGCCGCTCTCCTGTCCCCAAGCCAAGCGAAAAAACCATCAGCAAAGCATGAGGCAACTGCCCCGAAAGTGTTTTCTGGTTTACCAAGCACCCACTAACAGAGAAAAGGCACCAGTGTGGGGCAGGGAGtgtcttgctgctgcagcaggctgcagaTGTCTGAGAAGGGCACGGACAAACATCTGTTTGTCCAGAGCTGCCACCATGGGGTTATTTTGGGTGTGAGAGGAGCCTGGGAAGGCCTCACACCTGCACAAAAACGTGTAAAAGACCAGTTACTTCCATGCTCTGCACCAAGGTAACAGTGGAGGACGCAAAGAGCGTCTGTTAATCACGTCCCAAAGCCTTGCAGATGAGCTtggctcttctccctcctgagCCTGGTCACTCTTCTCGTCCAGCAAATACAACAATTTCTCTGAGCTTGTGgcgagaaaaaaaaagcacttctgAGATTCTGGGACACGAGCCGCTTGGCAGAAGACGGCCCTCCGGCAGCTCGCGTTGGGTTTGTTGCAACTCCCGTGGCAAAGCTGTAAAGTGGACGTGCCGAGGGCCGAGCGGCTGCCGAGGTCGCGTGTGTGCCGGGGTCAGGCGATGAGAGCGGCcgcaggaggagctggtggcTCATGGCCGGGCTGGAACCACTGCAGCTGAACAAGCAGAATTAATCtgcctgcaaagctgctgctgatgGCAGCTCTACATTAGCAAACCGTAAGCTGAAATTCAGCTACTGCACAGGGCAATAACAAGGTTCTCCCCTTCGTACAGACTAAATCCATCCCAGTTTTGtttggagaaaatatttctttggagCGACACGGCCAGGGATGTGTgcggaggcaggagaggagagatgTTGCCTGGGCAACACGGTGatgggagatgctgctgcagcctgtcctTGATGGGGAGCCGCGTGCCGAGCGCGTGGGAAGGCAGCGTGCTGAATCCTGctcctccctggctgcagcaaCATGAACGAAGCAAAGCCCACGCATGACGGGCAACCACAGGGCACCTTTAAGCCCCAGTTAGCCGGTCCATAGTATTTTATCTGTTTGTAGCATCATGTTCCATGCTCCTCCACCTACCCTCTCCCTGTGCAGTTATCAGCTCAGGAGATAACTCACGGCCGCTCTAACgtctccctctccccgcagcTACGGGGCTGATGATCGGCTGCCTGATCTACCCCGACGGCTGGGACTCGAGCGAGGTGAAGCGCATGTGCGGGGACAAGACGGACAAGTACACGCTGGGCGCCTGCACCGTGCGCTGGGCGTACATCCTCTGCATCATCGGCATCCTCGACGCTCTCATACTCTCCTTCCTGGCCTTTGTGTTGGGGAACCGGCAGGACAACCTCCTCCCGTCCGattttaaagtggaaaataaaggtaaaagcagctggggctgagctCCCAGCCCCAGTCCTGCTGCAGAGCATTTCCACCCTGCAGCCGATTGCTGTTACTTGGGAGGATAGTGGCTTCCTCCAGTGGGAGAAGCAGGAGAGCTGTCATGGTCATCACACTGCTTCAGAAGGACAAAGAGAGAGCCAGCAACAGGCAGAAAATTGAAGGGAGCACAAGGCAGGAGCCCAAATTGAGCTGGGCTACATTTCACCCACCTGGGGCTTTCTCCCCATGCTGTTTTAAATTGGAAAACAAACCTGGAAACCATACCTGCACCTTCAATTTTATACCATACCCCATTAATACTGtaattatctttttgttttacagaagagGGCAATGACTGACAGAGCTGATCACCACGTAAGTGATGCCCATAGTGGTTTTTAACACTTCTTCCCAGCACATGTAGTGTTGCTGAAGGACTAACACCTGTATAGATTTCAGTGCTACATGCACATTGGTTTTATTTGTGGTTAAAGGGGAAATAGTCTTTGTTTTGCCTCCTGaaaccaggaaaacagaaatccttgccaagtgacaaaaaaaaaaaaaaaaaagttaaaatttgaAGTAATGCTCCATGTGGCAACAGCTGAcctgttctttctcttcccagggACACCTAGAGCTCTTCTTCCATCAGcccttttctttaaagtgaCTTTTCCAAGAGCTTTAAACTTACAAACTTCTGTGGATTTTCTACAACAGTTCTTTTCACCAAAGGGACCGCTATCGGCTCACAGCTCTCGTGGAGTTTATTTGACGGGAAGAGCCCAAACTGgacacttattttttttttaaagtctatcAGAAAAcctgggggaaaggggaggggcAACAATTTGCTGCTTCTTGGGGTTTGTACACCTTCTTTCGAGGAAATtacttctgaataaaaaaaaaattagcgtTTTGGGTTTTATGCTAGTCTCCTCAGGGCAGGGGAAATCCTCTGCTGTGTCCTAGGTTGCCCCCTCGTACTTGAAAAAATACGGTGACACAGCCAATTCCTAGCAAAGCCATGAATCAGCTCACCACTCCAGGTAACAGTTACCAACCTCAACCTTTCAAAAAGGGCACtttttctgggggggggggggggggaaaccccaCCCAAACCGatctgctgggctgcagcaggccTGCAACAGTACCTGCAAACTGCAGCAGATGGTGCCAGTCAGCATCAACTCACTGCACCGCCTGATTAATGTGATTTAGCCATCATTCCTCATCACATCCAACACCCACCTGCGGCAGCCTTCGGCACAGTCCATTTCTGCAGAAGACAAAGCAGCACATCTTCCCATCCAGCTCTCACCTGGTCAGGACCCCAAGTTAACCTGTATTATGATTTTCATTTCTACATGCTGTAATTGGTTGGTTCCTGCAGCAGTCAATTCAATTCAGTTCTAACAAGCACCTTCCAGTTTTACACttcccccttaaaaaaaaagtgtttgggaAGGTTTTATTAAGACACTTTTCTAGGGAAGACAGCAGAGAGATGACAGGCTTGGAGAAAAACCTATTTTAGAATGGAAAAATTCCAGCAGAGCTGTCCTGCTATTGACCACTCTTCTCCCCCTTTTAAAACAGATCACAATACCAGCAACAAAATCTTCATCTACACCATcttcctgcatttctttctggaaatcAAAACTAAGTGCTCACTAGCAAAGAAACTTCAATTGATGGGCCACTAGCTCAGAAAGAACAGACTTACAGAGGGAACATATGAATAGGGCTCAGTTATTAAATAATCTGTTTATTGTATggctttcacaaagaaaaaagacaaagcacccaagtagaaagaataaaaatgtattttccttcaGGTTTTAGACTGACACAGCAAGTACAAATCCTTTAGTGTGAGCACTTTACGGCAATTTGGAAATTTAACAAACCCCAAGTGAACGAGCACGCGGTACAAGGCTGAATCCTGACAGCTACTTCTGCAGGTCTTCAAGTCAGAAGCTGGCTCTAGCCTTGGCTATCATGGTAAAAAACATCCTCCTCCAGTCAGGGgtagcagagggaagggaaggaaggagctcTCAGAGTCGAAGCGTGCAGACCCCTTCTAGGAAGAGTTCTTTAATCAGCCAGTCTCAAGTACACAGGACATGGGTGAGCTTTCAAGACAACAGAAATTGTTTGCCCTGCCAATGTATCTTCACAGTATGTAGACAGTAGGTATTTTGGAACCCAGTCCTGTCTGCAGTCCTTCTGTAACAGATATGGAAGTGACAGGCGACTGGAAAACTCcagatgaaagggaaaaaaaagtaaaatcagcaGTTTAAAACTCTTTTGGTATGTTACCTTCCTTTAATTTTAGATTATATGCATAGAGAACCTGATCTACCCCTAAAAGAACATGCAGCATGATTTGCATTAATAAGCCCAGTCAGGCACTGGACTGGAGAAACCCCTTTCAAGTGGATTAAAATACACCAAGGTTTATGAATGAACGATCCTTATGAACCAGGATTTCCAAACACACATACAGAAGTGACACATAACAGTGGTCTTGGCAGCTTTGGCAACATAATCATCTCGGATAGCATCTGCGTGGCCTCCAGCATGCTCCTGCAACAACTTCTATCCTCTGAGAGCCACCACAAATCCAAAGGCCTGTTTGGTCCAGGGT
Protein-coding sequences here:
- the LHFPL5 gene encoding LHFPL tetraspan subfamily member 5 protein translates to MPKLLPAQEAARIYHTNYVRNARAMGVLWALFTLCFSILMVVTFIQPYWIGDSIDTPQAGYFGLFSYCIGNALTGELICKGSPLDFGTIPSSAFKTAMFFVGISTFLIIGSILCFSLFFFCNAATVYKVCAWMQLAAATGLMIGCLIYPDGWDSSEVKRMCGDKTDKYTLGACTVRWAYILCIIGILDALILSFLAFVLGNRQDNLLPSDFKVENKEEGND